Genomic window (Candidatus Woesearchaeota archaeon):
AAAGGGCTGGCCTGAATGAAGATGAAAATTCTGCAAAGCTTGCAGATATGATGTACAGCTACGCAAAGCTCAGCCGCAATGACCGAGTTCTGAATAAGACCATTGCGAAGAATCTTGCATCGCTTGCAGACTGGAGCATTCTGATAAAAAATTATGTCGAGGCTCATAATTTAGCAGTTAAAAAAATTGAAAAGGGGTAGTTATTCATGGAAAAGGATAATATGTTCATATTATGGTTCGACCAGATAGGGATAGAAGATGTACCGCATGTTGGCGGCAAAAACGCTTCTCTCGGAGAGATGTACCGCAATCTCACTCCCAAGGGAGTCAATATACCGAATGGGTTTGCAGTTACAGCCTATGCATACCGCTACCTTCTGGAAAAAACAGGCGCGAAGGACAAAATTAAGCAGATACTCAGCACGCTCAACACTAAAGATATGGATAATCTTGCAGACCACGGATCTAAAGTCAGGTCGCTGATTAAAAACCTGGAATTTCCAAAAGAGTTAAGAGATACCATTGTAGAAGCATATGGCAACTTATGCAAGCAGTACGGCAAAAATACAGACTGCGCTGTAAGAAGCTCTGCTACAGCTGAAGACCTTCCTGATGCGAGCTTTGCCGGCCAGCAGGAAACCTACTTAAACATAAGCGGAGCAGACGATATAATCGAAGCCTGCAAGCGCTGCTTTGCTTCTCTCTTCACAAATCGTGCTATCCATTACAGGGAAGACAAGAATTTCGACCATTTCTCAATTGCACTTTCAATAGCAGTACAGAAGATGGTTCGCTCAGATAGGGCTTGCTCAGGCGTTATGTTTTCAATAGACACAGAATCAGGTTTCAAAGACGCTGTTTTCCTTACAGCTGCCTATGGATTAGGGGAGAATGTTGTTCAGGGAGCAGTAAATCCGGATGAATACTATATCTTTAAGCCTACATTAAAGCAGGGCAAAAGGCCTATAATAAAGAAAGCTATTGGTGATAAGAAGATAAAGATGGTATATACAAGGGATCATAAGCATCCTACAAAAAATATTGCTGTAGCCCGGGAAGACCAGAAGAAGTTTGTCCTTACAGATGATGAAATCCTAGAATTAGCAAAGATGGTCTGCACTATCGAAGACCATTATTCAGAGAAAAGGGGCAAATTTACCCCCATGGATACAGAATGGGCAAAAGACGGCATAACAAATGAGCTGTTTATTGTCCAAGCCAGGCCTGAAACAGTGCATTCTCAAAAGGACAAGAGCAAGCTCACAGAGTATCATATGCTCGAAAAAGGAGAGGCATTAATTAAAGGCCATTCTGTAGGAGAGAAGATAGGCCAGGGAAAGGCCCATGTAATAAAAGATGTCCACCAGATAAACCAGTTCAAGCAGGGCGAAGTTTTAGTGACAGATATGACTGATCCTGACTGGGAGCCGATCATGAAGATTGCTTCTGCAATTGTTACTAATAGGGGGGGCCGAACCTGCCACGCCGCAATTATTAGCCGTGAATTAGGCATCCCGTGTGTTGTCGGAACTGAAAAAGGAACTGAAAAGATAAAGTCAGGCCAGGATATAACAGTAGATTGTTCGCAGGGCAGCGATGGTTTTGTCTATAAGGGGCTGGTAAGGTTTGAAACAAAAGACATAGACCTAAAGACTGTCCCAAAAACAAAGACAAAGATTATGATGAACCTTGCTGCTCCGGACCAGGCTTTTGAGCAGAGCTTTATTCCAAATGAGGGAGTTGGATTAGCCAGGGAAGAGTTCGTAATAAACGGCTATATAAAAGTACATCCTCTGGCATTGTTGCGATATAAGG
Coding sequences:
- the ppsA gene encoding phosphoenolpyruvate synthase, producing MEKDNMFILWFDQIGIEDVPHVGGKNASLGEMYRNLTPKGVNIPNGFAVTAYAYRYLLEKTGAKDKIKQILSTLNTKDMDNLADHGSKVRSLIKNLEFPKELRDTIVEAYGNLCKQYGKNTDCAVRSSATAEDLPDASFAGQQETYLNISGADDIIEACKRCFASLFTNRAIHYREDKNFDHFSIALSIAVQKMVRSDRACSGVMFSIDTESGFKDAVFLTAAYGLGENVVQGAVNPDEYYIFKPTLKQGKRPIIKKAIGDKKIKMVYTRDHKHPTKNIAVAREDQKKFVLTDDEILELAKMVCTIEDHYSEKRGKFTPMDTEWAKDGITNELFIVQARPETVHSQKDKSKLTEYHMLEKGEALIKGHSVGEKIGQGKAHVIKDVHQINQFKQGEVLVTDMTDPDWEPIMKIASAIVTNRGGRTCHAAIISRELGIPCVVGTEKGTEKIKSGQDITVDCSQGSDGFVYKGLVRFETKDIDLKTVPKTKTKIMMNLAAPDQAFEQSFIPNEGVGLAREEFVINGYIKVHPLALLRYKDVKDKHVKKVITGLTYNWKDKGQYFVDRLAEGISMIAAAFYPKKVILRLSDFKSNEYANLIGGKEFEPEEDNPMIGWRGASRYYSEKYKEAFGLECKAILKVRNDMGLTNVEVMVPFPRTIEETQKVIDTMAEYGLKKGENGLRIIGMCEIPSNVILAEEFLNVVDGFSIGTNDLTQLTLGVDRDSELVAHVYDERNDAVKKLVKQVIGVCNKKGKYIGICGQAPSDYQEFAEFVVECGIQTMSLNPDTVIKTTLAIAKLEKKLGISSE